A region of Nerophis ophidion isolate RoL-2023_Sa linkage group LG28, RoL_Noph_v1.0, whole genome shotgun sequence DNA encodes the following proteins:
- the LOC133545599 gene encoding gastrula zinc finger protein XlCGF8.2DB-like, whose protein sequence is MEQKRSQHLQVIEEEPQPPHFKDEEKQWLSPHFIEEDKRHLISVKSEEDEVNVEGEEKRAAKPPSSSSTQHMTTEADGDHCGGSQADKLLAPLSDSEDTTSHSPDTDDEDSKDDKTCHFKCSLCDKTFKYHRNLKTHMRIHTGEKPFTCSVCGKDFTQKQYLKIHMRIHTGEKPFSCSICGKDFTQRQYFNRHMRIHTGEKPFACSECGKSYVTKQSLKEHMRIHTKEKPFSCSECGKSFVINQRLKVHMRTHTGEKPFSCSICSKDFTQRPHFKSHMRTHSGEKPYSCLSCHKSFRHPKSVTVHMRRHTGDKVLSCSVCGERFSYKYQCKKHTCAGENSSSK, encoded by the coding sequence ATGGAGCAAAAGAGGTCACAGCACCTCCAAGTGATagaagaggagccacagcccccccactTTAAAGATGAAGAAAAACAGTGGCTGTCCCCCCACTTCATAGAGGAAGACAAGAGACACCTCATCAGTGTGAAGAGTGAAGAAGATGAGGTCAACGTTGAGGGTGAGGAGAAGAGAGCGGCaaagcctccaagcagcagctcaacacaacacatgacaacagaagctgatggagaccactgtggaggatcacaagcagacaagctcttagctccactatcagatagtgaggacacaacgtcacactctcctgacactgatgatgaagactctaaagatgataagacatgtcacttcaaatgttctctctgtgacaaaacctttaaataccatcgtaatctgaaaacacacatgagaatacacactggagaaaaaccttttacatgttcagtctgcggtaaagattttactcaaaagcaatatttgaaaatacacatgagaatacacactggagaaaaacctttttcatgttcaatctgcggtaaagattttactcaaaggcaataTTTCAatagacacatgagaatacacactggagaaaaaccttttgcctgctcagaatgtggtaaaagttatgtaacaaaacaaagtttaaaagaacacatgagaatacacaccaaagaaaaacccttttcctgctcagaatgcggtaaaagttttgtaataaatcaaagattaaaagtacacatgagaacacacactggtgaaaaacctttttcatgttcaatctgcagtaaagattttactcaaaggccCCACTTcaaatcacacatgagaacacactctggtgaaaaaccatactcctgtttAAGCTGCCACAAAAGCTTTCGTCACCCAAAATCtgttacagtacacatgagaagacacacaggggataaagtgttgagttgcagtgtgtgtggtgaaagattctcttataagtaccagtgtaagaaacacac